aataaagaataaactagacaccgagatttacgtgaaaaacccctaaaaattattagggtaaaaaccacggacaagatgaaaagaatttccactataatattttgtggtgtacaagtcactcactgtgtttctaaagagaacacactctcttaatacaggagaacaaacacctcacaaatattatagaactaatagGAGCGAAGAAAGACAACTCAAGATGTTTTTTGAGAATGAGATACTTTGAAATGCCGAATgatgcctctatttatagatgcATCATTTAGTGTGAACCTTCGTCCGCCATTTCAGAAAAGCTGTCGTGTTCTAATTCTCTTCAAAGAAGGCTGCCCCAACTGCATTGTGTTTGTCTGCCCACTCccgacatgcatttaatgcactCACAATtgccgacatttctcccacttgttggtcccagtacagaatttgagataataaaacccgaaaataaagaataaactggacaccgagatttacgtgaaaaacccctaaaaattattagggtagaAACCACGGACAAGATGAAAAAAATTTCcagtataatattttgtggtgtacaactcgctcactgtgtttccaaatagaacacactctcttaatacatgaGTACAAACACcttacaaatattatagaactaatagGAGAGAAAAAAGACAACTCAAGATGTTGCTTGAGaatgatatactttgaaatgcCGAATgatgcctctatttatagatgcATCATTCAGTGTGAACCTTCGTCCGCTATTTCAGAAAAGCTGTCGTGTTCTAATTCTCTTCAAAGAAGGCTGCCCCAACTGCATTGTGTTTGTCTACCCACTTTCTTTTGCCCACTCccgacatgcatttaatgcactCACAATtgccgacatttctcccacttagagattttattgagaatcaaacacatctctACATATCCTttcaatattgtcattgctTGCTGCTTATGTTTCTGCTAggccacttgaggatctacaccactcaaacttttCAATGTTCACTGGCTTGATTAGAACATCAGCCATGTTGTCTttcgtatggatcttctgcatatccacgcttccttcttgtaaggaccgtgtatcatattatcgtaaatcatgtggtgattatcgataattaatgaaattgtcatgtgattatgtatttgatgtaaatTGTGACAATGAtttgagaaatgaatattgaatatgaattgacgttgtaagagctcgagtggagaggccggacgccaatttagtacaaaattgatattttgtacagaacatgtgacgcccgagcggtaggaaattaccgcccgagcgccagggttgAAATTCTGagtgttcgggcagaacaccccacgcccgagcggtaactttctaccacCCGAGCGCGGCATAAATGCAactcggggacagaatgtctcgcgctcgggcgcgagaattctaccgcccgagcgcgagaacgGTGGTGATAAGAACGAGGCTTCTGCTttattctttcttcatttcttcacCGTGGCTTCGAGAATAACCGAGAGATTTCGAAATTCTTCCTTCTGAATCGGCTttgaaacgctgtctaaacgcgaaacaaattatatatttgtgatcgtcgcgtcgagggcttctgactgaggtaattttcttctgatttcagcagctttaaatatcaaagtgctggaataacatgtatttgaagttgaatttctgatatgtagtagaataaccgaaaagaaactcgtattcgaagtcggaatgaaattatgatatgattatgatttgatatgaatttttgaagtttcaaatgatatttgaaactcatgttaatgattttgaaatatgttattgattagaatgagtatgttattgatgtagataaagtgtaatatcagtgtcttcaggctacatcaattggaaaagaagaattgaggtatgttgcgaccgggtaacatacgacaggtatctgtattatatgatatatgttggattgattggattgaaatatgtgtctatatgccttattggTTGAtgtgatgtggcatacatgacattgagatatcgatgtataaaataaatgttttgttaacacacatcattttatgcatgcatcaatacatgacatgcacgttgagctatgatccttggataacctgatatgatttgattggactccggggtttgtgaacacaatcgctatgccggtattatatgacccgtaaagcatagacaattgtggccccatatgattggatatgagatgtgggattgatggcgcttcgtcgacgctatcatacgtgtattcccatatcggccggtgtgccagctcgagcattgatttgatttgatagcgattcgattgattctgacatgtgctcagtggatgggcatttgacctgatacctccacgacatacatgcattgcataccatatatcattgtttagatatctgtggtatatatgattggttgttccatacggagctttgctcacccccaaggggggctgttgttgtctttgtgtgtggacaatggcaggtactccaggatatcaggagaccggagagggtacttctggtgggagccacagcttgggttgaggtttatgtttatgtcttgttcccagtatatatatgtatatgtatctatataccggggcatgtcccgaggatatgagatgtttgtatatgattggttttgattacgtgtgggcgtgttttatgagttgagattaaatactatttttagtgttataaatctagaagaaatgttttgggctcgttgtaaagaaattttaaactcgttttccgctgtgattaattaaccttAATCCGactgcattgtaataacgattaggagctaagggcccacacagagtggtatcagagcatagctgggaatgctctattgagtcttgtgtacacttgaatatgCACAattgaattgtgcgtatgtgtttgacttatttgtattacttgctcttatgtgatttgatttgagtaagtatctgatgaaattgatgacatgagatgatgagattatgaaattgatatggaattgtgatattcatcttttgatttgtagatggatcacacaaatgaaactgcgagtagcagtactgagaggattgttgggcaatttgaaggattgtccatggatgttgtgatggctcgatttcaggatctgaaaccaccgaagttctttggcaccgagagtgctgaaagtgctgaggcctggctgaaggatatcgagcacttgtttaatattgttgaatattctaaggctcggagactgaaacttgctctgtatcagctgaaagaccgagctaaatcttggtgggaagccgctgagattggattgaaagaggttgggactgaagtcacatgggatgtcttcaaggcccagtttttggagcagtattcctctccttcttattatactgttcaggagaatgaattcaataatctgcagcagggaacgatgactgttgcagagtatgcttcgaaattttctactttgctgaagtatgcacctcacgtagctggaaatgcgagggcaaaatataacaggtttgtaaatggtttacatcctacTTTGTATacctatgttgtttctggattgcctaccagctacgcagaggcagttgaacgagctaaggcagccgaggctggacttaggcggggaggtccatagtatactcctccacctccggtgtcagctcagcagcctactttgcgaccgaggggtaagaagttcaagaagactggctctgtttcttcgtcttcttcgagctctagtggatcacagagagggagtcctgtgattgctccctactgtagccattgtggaggcaaacatactatcgagcagtgtcgaggtatgtttggtacttgttatcagtgTGGTCAGGAAGgtcatttctctcgagtatgtccgaacaggggtgCAACTTCTTcccaaccccagccaggatttagaggtggccctggtatgacgagacctgctgttcctgttccatcttttcatCAGTCGAatgtcccacgatatcgaggaccgggtggtcagagtgcccaagttcctcctcaagtgagagtgtacGCCATGACTGAAGctcaggcgagagaagctcatggtggtgtgattgcaggtatttgcacgctttgcgattatcctgcacgtgttttatttgatacgggagcatctcattcattcatatctcatgcatttgttgcatctcacgatattgagtgtaccccgttgtatgatactttgtcgatagccacgccagcaggaaagattattctgtctgagaaagttgtgcataattgtgtactgatctatgaggataatgtggtatttctgaatttgattgtccttcCTATgaacgactttgattgtattgttggcatggatatcttgacgacaaatcgagccactgttgattgttgtcatggagtggttcgatttcgaccgattgatggacccaagtggaatttttatggcaagggtcctcaagccaaaattccattggtatcttccttggaaatgtctcgattgttgactagcggagatgagagttatcttatctacattattgatatttcgaagaaggagtcttctttatctgagattccagttgcgaaagaattcccggatgtatttcccgatgagattcctgattttcctcctcatcgagaagttgaatttagtattgatcttgtgccggggactgcgcctatttctaaagctccttatcgcatggcacccctggaattgaaagaattgaaagaacaattacaggatcttctcgataagggatatattcgaccgagtgtatcaccttggggagctccaactttatttgttcggaagaaagatggtactatgcgaatgtgtatcgattataggcaactgaatcgggctactgtgaagaacaagtacccacttcctcgtattgatgatttgtttgatcagcttcaaggtacttctgtatactcgaagattgatcttcgttctggttatcatcaagttcgagttcgagacgaagatgtaccCAAGACtacttttcgtacgaggtatggccactatgaattcttggttatgccttttggtcttacgaatgctcctgctatttttatggacttaatgaatcgggtctttcgagattatctagaccgattcgttattgtttttatcgatgatattcttgtctattcgaaatcgaaaaaggagcatgctgaacatctgagactggtacttcaaactcttcgtactagtcatttgtatgccaaattgtccaaatgtgaattctggatgtacaaagtggtatttctgggccacgtcatttcgagacatggcatatctgttgatcctgcgaaggtcgaagctgtcttgaattggccaagacctacgaatgttcctgagatccgtagcttcatgggtttagcgggatattatcgtcgttttattgaaggattttcgaacatagctaaacctattactcaactgacacagaagaatcagagattcatttggtTAGAtcaatgtgaagctagttttcttgaattgaagacgagattgaccacagcacctgtgcttactattccttcaggtaccagaggatttgtggtgtgtacagatgcgtctggtaaaggtttgggctgtgttctgatgcaacatgacaaagtggttgcttatgcatctcgtcaattgaaatctcatgaaacacgttatcctgttcatgatctcgaattggccgccattgtatttgctctgaagatttggcgtcattacttgtacggagaaaagtttgttatttattcagaccataagagtctgaaatatctcttttctcaatctgatctgaatatgaggcaacgcaggtggatggatctcctgaaggattttgattgtgagattcaatatcaccctggatcggtgaatgttactgcggataccctgagccgtaaagtttatgattctgttttagcttctgtcaatgtcgccaaagtacacgaggatatttgtacttctggttggaattttcactcgaattggaattctgtcactgtctcagcattgcaaattgagccgagtttgatatcgaagatacgaaaggcccaacgaagcgatgctcagatccaaaagtcgaaagaacttgtatctgcaggacatcagtctggattccagatttcttctgatggttctttacgacttaatggtcggctggtagttcccgatgactctgatttgagatctgcccttcttcgagaagcacattgtagcaaatacagtattcaccctggaggtcgaaagatgtatttgacattgagacctcaattttggtggaaacgtatgaagaaggacattgctgagtttatttctaaatgcTTGGTCTGCCAGCAAgggaaagccgagagaatgaaaccggggggattgctccatagtcttgaaatcccgaaatggaattgggaacatattgctatgaatttcgtgactcatttacctcgttctcccaagggctgtgatgctatttggttTATTATTGATCGGCCTTCGAAATCTgcgcattttattccgtatgagcggacttatccttataagagaatgtcccgtttatacattgagaatgttgtgagactgcacggtgtgccagtctcaattgtatctgatcgtgatcccagatttgcttctaaattctggggtagttttcaggaagcgatgggtacgcgtttggctatgagtactgcttatcatcctcaaactgatggccaaactgagcgtacgattcaaacgttGGAAGATATGTTGCGTGCAATTGTGATGGACTTTAGAATGGGATGgaaagatgccttaccattggtttaATTTtcgtataataatagctttcagacgagtatcggtatggcaccgtttgaagctctatatgggagacgatgtagatcaccgttattctgggatgagattggtgagagacaattgactgaacctgaaatgatacaggaaatgaacgataaggttcagttaattcggtagcggatgaaagctgctcaggatcgtcaaacaagttatgcgaataaacgaagacgacccttggaattccagaaaggcgacagagtgtttttgaagatatctccctttagaggcactgttcgatttggcatgcgagggaaattatctcctcgttatgttggttcatacgagattctcgatcgagtatgtgatcttgcgtatcgattggcatttccaccagctctatctgcgattcacgatgtgtttcatgtttctatgctgaggaaatatgaaccagatccatcgcatgtgcttgcacctgacgaggttgaacttgatccttctctttcctatgttgaacaacatgttcgcattatggatcgaaaggaaaaatattgagaaacaaatcgattccgctaattcgagtgcaatggacacggcATGGTGTTGAGGAGTCGACGTGGGAATTGGAAAGCAAGATGCGAGAATCATATCCGCACTTGTTTGATTCTATGACATcagttccattgtattcgatgtatacTGATCCgtttactgattttagttttgatatgtactataactggtgacatatgtatgtttacccatgttatgtatatagagatgtttgagatttcgaggaggaaatcttttaagaggggaagaaatgtaaggaccgtgtatcgtattatcgtaaatcatgTGGTGATTATCGATAATGTGTCATTCTACATATCAGTACTATATTGACACATCAGCTCCATGTCAGAAAAAATgattaatttcaaaaaaaaaaaaaaaagacagcgGACTAAGACTTGAATTTGATAAGAAAAATAACCAAaatgacaaaaaaataaatatacatgGTCAAAACTAAAGTTTTCAATTTCCAAATATCATTTTaaatgtaataaaaaaatatttttgatttaaaaaaaaatatttttcactttTTTATATTTACCAAATGAATGGAAGCTTCATTTTCCAATTTAATGTGGGCCATTTACACTCCTTAAAAATAAGGGTTTAAGGACGTTGGTTATTCTATAATATATTTGGAGTATTTTTTCACATATAACGTAGTCAAATGTTAATCATTGAATGATAtgttaaatttcacaaaaataTGAGGAACCtacattatataataatattgaaATAAAGAGATAAACATTATTGGTTTAGCATAAATTAACCCATAAATAGTATCCTAGCTAatttgttggattatttattttatttttcccttcaatttattgctttttttaaagaaaatttattgTGTTTTTATGAACAAACttctttttaataaatttttaaaaaaatttaagcctgacttgtatatatttttatttttttgttattttttattttagcataaaaaataatatttttcatggatgaccaaaataagatatctatctcacaaaatacgaccgtgagaccgtctcacacaaattttgccTGGAAAAATTCCAAAAACGATTATATTGttgtttgattttttaaaaattaaaataaaattattatttattttaagaacgtctgttgtgagacggtctcaggttgatctggttcatatttacaataaaaaataattttttgacatttaaataaatttttcatgaaACAGGTAAGGTTAGATATTtatatcacaaaattgatcaACGAAATAATCTCATAGAAATTTTGTGTTAtcgttaaattatattattatttattttgaatattttgaatCTTATAAAATTATAAGAAATGGGGAATTTGAGgaatttttttgtgaatttcAAAGAACAAAATGAGTTATCGAGATGtattctttaataatttaatcGAGAATAAATGCTTACATaaaaaatatgttatttaaaattctaaaataaatttgaaaaatagtTATTAAAAGacttgacatttaaaataataattattttatttttcaaaataaacattttattttctaaaaaacataaataaaatatttatcattttttcTCGTGGCTCGAAAACAAAATCTAACAAAGCTCCGTAATTTTCTTCCTTTTGTCACACAGAATTAACAGATCAGATCGTAGAAACTGGAAAGATAGTGGACTCCCTTCTTTCGATTTTCAGTGCATAACCTCGCcagaaaaaaaaggaaaaaaacccAAGATTCCATCTCACATATTGAATAGAAAAAGAAGTACCTCCCTGACATTCTACCAAAACAGTAGGCTAGGGCGGTGTGAAGTCTTTTACTGGAGGGAATCAGTGGCTGGCGATATGGGCTGCGCTGGATCACGCGAGAAGGGAGAGGGTACTCTTTATGTTGCGTTCTTCACTGGATTGAAatcttgttttcttgaatttcttgccTTCAATGAGGGACACTGTTATTGGGGTTCACCATTAGTTATTTGAGTGCAAAATAACATTTTTGCTTCATGGATTTGTTTAAATGTCTATTGTTACTGGGTCTCTGTGTCTGGGATTTGGTGAATTTAAATTTAGCTTCTTGAATGTTGGGATTGTGATGACTGTTGTGATTTTTCTAATGTTGGTATGAATCATGAGTTATTCTTTTGTGATTCTATTCCAATCTGCAATCGGTTCTTGGTAAAGTCGTTACTTTTTCATTGAGTTTCGCTCTTGGACAAATGAGTTGATTGAGGATTGATTGTTCAATATGTTCCATTTGACAGGAAATATTTCTCTGATTTGTTAAGAGTCCCGAGACTTCAATATTATGAACATTTGACTTGGGGAAGAAagtaaaaaagtaaaaaaaagaaagaaatggcTGTGTTTACTGAGTCTGCATTTTGTCAGACTTATGGGTTATACGTGGAATCCTGATATAATTAGATTGTAATTTTAGCGGCTTGGTGGAACATCTATTTTAGTGCAAAACCTAGAGAATTATACGTTTATAAACAATCTTGCTGATAGATAGTCAAATTTGGCTTGGGTTTTTTGATCTCGGAGATAATATCTAATATAAGCAATCAAGATCACaaattatgattgtttatattcTAAAGACTAATAGAATAAGTTGCAAATTGTTTCATATCATGCAAGCAccaataattttgatttttatttgtaaaaaGGGTCCCTCAACTTATTCACATTTTATGCTTTATGAATGAGCAACACAATATCTATTTGTGCCTTCTGCATGTCTCATGCATGATGCATCAATATGGTGCTTGCTGTGGTGCAAGCTTCTTAAATATTAGACTCACCGATTCAATAATAAAAATTTGgactttgttttatttttagctGCCTCATAGTTATGGCTTTTAATCTGAATCCAGAAACTTcaaagaaaataagaaaaccCAAGGCATGGAAGCATTCAGAAGCTATAACTAGAGCACAACTGGTACAGATGCGCGAGGAGTTCTGGGATACTGCTCCACATTATGGTGGTCGGGAAGGTATCGGATTATTTATTCTTCTACAAATCTTTACATAATCACCACACTAAGCTCAAGAGCTAGCCGTGGGGCTTCTTCAGATGATTATATGTGAACAAGCTATGGTGCTCTATTATTATATATGGTTATCACAAGAGATAAAATTGTCATATATTTCGGCACACTCCCCCCTAAAAAACTAGATCGTATGCTTTTTCCCGGTATCATTTAGGAAGTTAGGACAATACAAAGTTTCAGAGAAATGAAGTCATACAATATCTAATTTGTTATATTAAAGAATTCTTTACAGCAGCATGTATGCAATTTTTATTTCATAGAAGTTCATTTTCCTTCTCAAGTTTTTTCactttcttgaatttatttggatcatcttgATTTTACTTTTATCTCATTGaaacacttctttccgtacttCATTTACACGGCGCTTCATTACCATGGCGCTTCTTGCGACATGCTAACTTGATCTCAAGCCATGTTAGTTAATAGTTATCTACCAACTTTTAAGCTATCTTATTGTCTATTAATTGATGGAACTGGAAAGATTTACCTTCCCTTCCCCCTTTCAAGTGGAAGAAGTCTGAGCTCGTAGTGCAGTTTGGGGCATAGTTCTTTGGTTTCGTAGACCATTCCTTACACTGATGAAGTTATTTGCTATGTCAGTGAATTGACTACTTTGGAGTAAAAGATTGATTGTATGGTTTGGACCGTTCTCTAATTTTACTTTCATTGTGTAATGGTTTATAAATAATGGTATtacaaaaatgaaaataaaatttgatatgCAAATGAGAATTGATTCTATAATAAGTTATTGAATACTTCTATGACAAAAATATTTACAagttcaaaaatatattttatttcaaacatatATTGAGTGCTTCGTTGACTAGTTTCTTATGATATTCCTCCATCTACTAATGgtttgaaataatatatatatacgtttTAATATCTAGACGCATCAAAATTTTGGTGTCTTTGTGGTACGTTCGGTAGGCATGATAACATAATGATTGTTTCCTAATCCAGATTTATCCTTCATTTGACTTGCAAAATTGTTGGCTTGTTTCTAACCTCTGAGCATGATGCTAATTACCATTATGGCCACATATTTAAGTTCTACCTTTTGAAAGATGAGAGAGTGCATACCAAGAGACTAAATTAGTATGCCTTATCTTGTTTAGTACATAATACCAGCTAGATAGCACATAACTTCATCTAGATATACGAAAAATTAATTCTATTTAGTAAACTATTATgttttttgtttaataatataTGACAGATAATTTTTATAATCTAGTCTACTTTAGTATAGTCACTGGTGACATACCAAACTGCAAAAGAACGATATTTAATGTGCTCATTTTAATATCTAATAAGATAGCTCTATGCTATAGGATTACCATTGAAAAAGAGGCCTGACATAGAAAGAGTCCCAAGGTAATTGGTATGACACCATTGCCTTTAATATATAGTGATAGATTTGTTGTAGTATTGCGAAAAGGGATGCAATACCAAGAGTTTAAGGTAGTTTCTGTAATACTCTCTCCGTGTAGTTCCTTTAATATATGGTAATAGATTGTATGAAACATTAAATCttcaatatattaaattttcaatCTCTTAATGTTTCTTTTTTCTTAcaatacatttattctaatGAATATAATACATACAATTTGATATTTATAAAATGCTTTTTAGGCATAACAAACTATGCATATACGATGTGTGTTGTGCCACTAATTGTTATATTAAGCAAGATAATTTTTGAGAAACTATCCTGATATACCAAATGCGTGCTGCTAGAAATAGTGTTAACTTAAAAAGTTGCAAGGGAATAGTGATAATAAATTTGTAATATTCACCTTTTGTATTGAATGATACAGTCTGCATTTATAATATGATGAGAGCAATATGACGTTGTGCCCTTGTAAATTGTTTGTTCGCAGATGCTAGTATTATATGTGATTATGATGATGCATCACTTTTCTTTCAGAGACCTAAGTTTGTTCTTGTTGAAGATTTGAACCAGGTTCaaatttgatgtttgagtttcaaatattaattattCTTTAGATGCTACTTCTAGTGTTGGTCAAATTTTCAGCTCAATATGATGAAAACTTTAATCCGGTAATTCCAATTTATATTTCATTTCCTGATGGTTTTTATCGACTTTCAGAGATTTGGGCTGC
This Primulina eburnea isolate SZY01 unplaced genomic scaffold, ASM2296580v1 ctg291_ERROPOS436017, whole genome shotgun sequence DNA region includes the following protein-coding sequences:
- the LOC140820936 gene encoding uncharacterized protein encodes the protein MGCAGSREKGEETSKKIRKPKAWKHSEAITRAQLVQMREEFWDTAPHYGGREEIWAALRAAAEADLTLAQAIVDSAGVIVQSSDLTICYDERGAKYELPNYVLSEPTNLIRDN